The Kiritimatiellales bacterium genomic sequence TCAGACATATCAGCCGGCAGACCTTCAGGCGAAATATCCGGCATATGGTGCAAATAAAAGCCACACGCTGAAACTTGTTTCAACCGCCGGTGACAATGGACTGTGCCAGATGGAGTTTTTTATCGATAATAAGAGTATCGATACATTTTTCTATCGTTTCCCGGGAACAAAAGAACGGATTATTCAGATGCAGACATTCGGTACATCAATGCAATTCTGTCTTGATAATTTAATGATTACGGTGCCGTAAAAATGAATTTTTTTCTGAAATCAATTCCCGTTGCCGTCGCCGGCGGGAGTATCGCATGGTCGGCGGCAGAGCAGCCGAACATCATTATTATTTTTACGGATGATCACGGCTTTACCGATCTGGGCGTGCATGGAGTGGATCCGAATGTCAGAACGCCGGTACTGGATTCTCTGGCGAACGGCGGCGCGCTGATGCGGAACGGATATTGTACTGCGCCGCAGTGTGTGCCGTCGCGAGCGGGGCTGATGTCCGGGCGCATTCAGAATACTTTTGGAACTCGCGATAATGGAATCATTTCTCGCGCCGGCGCTGTCCCGCTGGATGTGCCGACACTGGCGGAACGCCTTAAGACCCTCGGTTACCGCACCGGTATGGTCGGGAAATGGCATTTAAATCCGCTGCCTGAAGCAGGGATTCCTGCTGTTTCCTACCAACCGGCACAACGGGGGTTTGATGAATACTGGAACGGTGCAAACACAAAATATCAGGCAAATTTTGATCTGAACGGAAACACAGTTCATCCGCCGCAAACGATCACTGACGGGCGCAATCGCGTAGTCGTTCAGGGGGAAGCGGCGCAGGCGTTTATTCAGCGGAATCATGCCGAGCCGTTTTTCCTGTATCTCGCACTGTATGGCCCGCACTGGCCGCGTATTTCAGCGGACGATCCCTATTACCAAAATTTTCCGGTGCTGGATTATCCGAACTACAGTCCAGAGATGGATGATATTCGCCGGTTCGGACTCGCACTGGTTCATGCAATCGACGATGCCGTCGGTGGTGTAATGCTGAAACTGCGCGATCTCGGTCTGGAGGAAAACACGTTGATCCTGTTCTCCGGAGACAACGGCGCACCGCCGAAATTCTGGAACGCCGTCGGCGGTGCTGTGACATTGGAAAGCTGGACCGGCTCGGAAAATGTGCCGCTGCGCGGCGAAAAAGGGTCACTGTGGGAAGGCGGTATCAAGGTTCCAATGTTTGCATATTGGAAAAACCGGATTCCGGCAGGACAGGTGATTGAAGAGCCGGTCAGTACACTCGATTTTGCGGCGACCGTCATCAATCTGGCCGGAACCGGAATTCCGCCGGAGTTTGACGGCGCAGATATTCTACCGCATCTGACCGGTGCGGCGGATTCCATCCAGCGCGCCACACCGCTGTTCTGGGACTGGGGACAGGAGATCGCTATGCGCAAAGACGACTGGAAAATCCACCGTATCGGCGCACGCAAAAGTCTCTTTAATCTGGCGGAGGATCCGCTGGAGCTTTACGATTTAAAATATCAGCATCCGGAAAAATTTCAGGAAATGGAAGCAGATCTGATGGCGTGGTATAATGCGTTACCGCCGGCGGGGCGCTCGCCGCTGATTGAAAAGGGCGACAATCTGTATGTAACCGGCGCGCCGGACGGTACGCCGCCGGATGAACGGTTTCTGATTCCGTATACAAATGCTGCGCCGGCGGCTTATCCGGCGCCGCTGCTCTCACCGGACGCGCCGCCGGATGAAAAACCGCCGGAACCGTCCGTCCGGTTCGAGTTTGATTCCGCTGGAGATTTTGAAGGCTGGATTCCTGTGAATGACGGTTTTCTTGATCACGCGGAAGTGAGCGGCGGCATACTCTCCGGCAGAATGAAATCCAATCAGGGAAAGCTGGAACTGCGGCAGGTTAGATTCAGCGCAGATCGTTTTTTCGCGGTGGATGTTCGTATTAAATCCCCCGCCGGTTCCGCTTTAACATTCCGCTGGGGACATACCGGTGACGATACTTTTCATCAGTCCCGGACGTTGTCGATTTCTTATTCTTCCGGGGAATGGCAGACGGTACGGATTCCATTGCAGGGACATTCTGAGTGGGACGGGAAAACAGTTACCCGGCTGCGGCTGAATCCGGTGAATAAAGAAGCGGATTTTGAAATCGACTGGATTCGCGCGCAGAGTCATCCGTCCGGATTCCTTTTCCGGGTCGGCGCAAAAGAACAATGAGCCCCTGTAAAAATAATCGCGATAGCGGAGAGTCAAAAGCTGCCGGATGCCGCAGGAATTTGTAGGGAAAGCGGTGGCAGAGCAGCCGCTTTCCGGCGTTCATCCGTAAACACAGAAAGAAGAAGAATGAAACAATCAATTTCACTTGCGGCAATTCCGGCGCTGGCGGCTGCTGTGAGTCAGAGCAAACCGTTGAATATCATCGTGATTCTCGCCGATGACTTCGGCTGGAGTGATACAACACTTTATGGAACCACGGATTTTTTTGAAACACCGAACATCGAACGGCTGGCCGCGCGCGGCATGACGTTCACACACGCATATTCCGCCAGTCCGCTCTGTTCGCCGACGCGCGCCAGCATTTTGACTGGACAGACACCGGCGCGTAACGGGTCCACCGCGCCGAATCATCATCTGCCGGAAATCCGGTTGGAACCGGAAGTCGCAGTGAAAGGGCCGGCCGGTGATAAAGCAAGACAATGTGTAACGGTTACACGGCTTGATACAGCATTTCCAACGCTGGGAAAATTAATTAAAGCAAAAGGATATCGTACCGCACATTTCGGAAAATGGCATCTTGGCGCAGAACCGTACAGTCCTTTGCAGCACGGGTTTGATGTCGATATTCCACACTGGCCCGGCCCGGGGCCTGCCGGCAGTTTTATTGCGCCATGGAAATTTCCGGCGTTTAAAGAAAAGAAAGCCGGCGAACATATTGAAGACCGCATGGCCGCCGAAGCCGTGGCATGGATACGCTCTGTCGCATCCCGTCCGTTTTATATGAACTACTGGCAGTTTTCAGTGCATGCGCCGTTCGATGCCAAAGATGAACTGATTGAAAAATACCGGCATAAGATCGACCGGAATAATCCGCAGAATTCGCCGACGTATGCGGCGATGGTACATTCGCTGGACGATGCTGTCGGCTCGTTGCTGGATGAAGTGGATCGACTGGGCATTGCTGATCGTACAATCATAATTTTTTATTCGGACAACGGCGGAAATATGTATAACGGTATCGAAGAAACGGATTCAGATAGAAAACCGTTTGTTGCAACACCGACAAGCAATGCACCGCTGCGCGGCGGCAAAGCAACAATCTTTGAAGGCGGTATCCGTGTGCCGTGCGTGGTGGTCTGGCCTGGAGTGACAGCACCCGGCAGCCGCTGTGATGCACGCATTCAATCCACGGATTTATATCCGTTCATTCTCAATGCGCTCGGGATTTCTTTGCCGAAAAATTATTCTGTTGACGGTGTCGATTTTTCTCCGGCACTGCGCGGAGAAGCATTTGACCGCGGTCCGATGTTTACGTTTTTCCCGCACACTCCTGCCGTCCCTGACTGGCTCCCCCCGTCGGTGGCCGTTCATGCCGGCGACTGGAAGCTGATCCGGCTCTTCCATCAGGGGAAAAACGGTGTGCACGATTATCTTCTTTTCAATCTCGCGGATGATATCGGCGAAAAAAACAACCTTGCGACGGCGATGCCGGAAAAGGTTCACGAACTGGATAAGCGGATCACTGATTATCTTGCCGCCGCCGGTGCAGTGGTCCCTCTACCGAACCCGGACTTTGATCCGTCGAAATATCGACCGCAGGACATCGGTGTGCAGAAAGGCGGATTGAAACTGGTCAAAAAAATTGTGCGGACAGGAACAGCGGTTATGCCGCCGGAAAAAGTCCAGACATTCATTAACGGATGGGAAGCCCGTCCCGGCGATACGTTGCAGCTTGCCATGGAAGATGGCGCTTTAGCTGTTTATTCAACCGGCGGTGATCCCTGGGTTAAAACGGTCGATATTCCGAATATACCGGGGCCGTTTGTACTGGAAATGGAAATCTGTCCGGCGGCCTCCGGTACTCTCCAGGTTTTCGCCGCATGGAATGGGCGGGCGTTTGAAAGAGGCAGTGGAATTGATTATAAAGTGTCATCGGCAGGGAAATGGGTTACGATTATTCGGGACGTTCCGTCGGGCGGAGTTCTTACTGCATTAAGAATTGATCCTCCCGGCACTGCCGGAAAGTCGTTACTTCGGAACATCCGGCTGAAAAACAGTTCCGGAAAAATATTGAAAGAGTGGTTTGTTTTAAAAAAATAAAATAATGAAAAATAAATTCTCCGGCGTTTGGATTTGTATGATGTGGTCCGTTTTTTTCTCCGGTGCTGCAATCGGCGCGGAGTGGGTTTATCTGGATAACGGCACCGTGCGGATTGGCGTGGATAAAGCGCGCGGTGCGTGCATCGGATTTTTTGGTGAAAGTTCTACCCGCCGGAATTTATTGAATCATTACGATGAAGGACGCTTTATTCAGCAATCGTATTACGGCGATCCGGACGGCTCCGACTGGAACGGGAAACCGTGGGTCTACAATCCGATTCAAGGCGGGAACTGGCAGGGGCAACACTCCAAAGTAACTGCTTTTGAAAAAACAGCCGAGAAAATTTATGCGAAAGTGCTTCCCTGCAACTGGGCCGGTGGAGAATTGTGTCCGGAAACCATGATGGAAATGACAATTTCCCTGACCGGCGCGGTTGCACATATCCGTTTTGAAATGAACTATTCCGGTGAAACACAGACTAGGGCTAAGCACCAGGAAATGCCGGCGGTTTTTACGGATGCGGTGTTGTCAAATCTGGTTTATACCACAGACAGAGTGTTGACCCGCCGTGTTCCGGGCTGGCTGAATGAACGTGGAAATGCGCCGGAATGCTGGCTTGCATGGCTGGATCATTCCGATTGGGGCATTGGAATTTATGCGCCCGGTACGCCGGATTTTACCTGTTACCGGTTTTCCGCCGGTGCGGCGGCGCCGGTCGCGGCATCCTGTTCATATGCTGCACCGGTACGAACCTTCGCACTGATAAACGGATTGAATGTTACATATGATGTTTTCCTGACAATCGGAACACTGCAGGAAATTCAGACGCAGTTTACTGAAATCGCAGAAAAAGAATGAACTCAAGAGAACGGGTTTTAACGGCGTTGCATCATGCAGCGCCGGATCGGGTACCGGTTAATTATATGGCAAACTCTGGAATTGACCGGCGGTTGAAAAACCATTTCGACCTTGCACCGGACGATCATACCGGTTTGCGAAAAGCATTGAATATCGATTTTTTTCATTCATTTCCGCTTTATATCGGACCAGCGGTTCATCCGCCGGTTGACGGGTTGAATGTTGATGAGTGGGGCGTGAGAACCCGCTGGGTTGAGCACGGCAGCGGCGGATACTGGGACTTTTGCGATTTCCCGTTGAAGGATGCAGAAGGAGAGGAGCTGTCTCTGCATAAACTTCCGGATCCGGACACTTACGATTATGACGCAGTTGTGTATCAGTTTGAAGCTGAAAAAAATCTGTGCCGGCTTACCGGACATGCCGGTGTTGGGGACATCATCAATCATACCGGACGGTTGCGCGGGATGGAACAGGTGCTTTGCGATATTGCGTTACAGGACGAAGCATACTTTGCGTTAGTTGACCGGTATGTTGAACAGCAGCTGACAGTCTATGAACGGCTGTTTTCAAAGGCCAAAGGGCAGATTGACCTGTTTTGGATGGGAGAAGACCTTGGAACGCAGATTGCACCGATTATCAGTCCGGTGATGTATCAGGAACTGATTAAGCCGCATCACAAAAAATATGCTGATCTGGCCGCGACGTTTAATATTCCGGTCATGATTCACAGTTGCGGATCCAGCAGCTGGGCGTTTAACGATTTTATTGAACTGGGAATTTCGGCGGTTGATACGCTTCAGCCGGAAGCAGTCAATATGTCGCCGGAATATTTGAAAAAAACATTTGGTAACCGGCTGGCATTCCACGGATGTATTTCCACGGCGGGCGTGCTGGCCGGCGGAACCGTTGAAGACGTGATTGAGTGCTGCAGGAATACATTGGATGTCATGATGCCCGGCGGCGGTTACTGTTTTGCGCCGACGCATATGATTCAGGACAATTCGCCGGTGGAAAATGTGCTGGCGATGTATAAAACCGCCAACGAATACGGAGTCTATAAATCATGACATCGCAGGAACGTATTGACGCAGTGTTCCATGAAAGTCCTGATGGAATCCGGCAGGTATACATGTTTATGTAAAGAGGGCTTTCTGTGAAAAAACGTTTCAGGATATTTTGTGCGTTCTGCGGATTGATTCTGTATGCCGGAGCCTGTTTTCCGGTGGATTGGAAATATCTGGATAACGGCACCGTGCGGATTGGTGTAGACCGGTCACGCGGTGCGTGCATCGGTTATTTTGCGGAAAGCAGCACCGGAAGAAATCTGCTTAATCACTACGACGAAGGCCGCTTCATTCAGCAGTCCTACTACGGTGCGCCGGACGGTTCGGTTTTTATGAACATGCCATGGACATACAATCCCGTACAGGGCGGAAGCGGCATCGGAAAGCCTTCCCGCGTACTGGAATTTAAAGCCGGAAAAAACTCGTTATATGCCAGAGTTAAGCCGCGCAACTGGCCGGGCGGCGGGTTTTGTCCGGATACCGTCATGGAAGAGACGGTTACACTCTCCGGTTCTGTTGCGCGGATTCATTTTACAATGATTTATACCGGAGAAGATCAGGGACCACCGCGCTATCAGGAAATGCCCGCAGTCTTTGTTGACGCCACGTTTTCCAATCTCGTATATACGGCGGAAAACGGCCTTGTTCGCCGGGTTCCCGGCTGGCCGAATGAAAACGGAATCGCACCGGAAAGCTGGCTGGCGTATCTCGACGGCACGGATTGGGGCATTGGAATTTATGTGCCCAGCACGACCAACTTTACTTGTTATCGTTTCAGGGCAGAATTCAATGAATTCGGCCCCGATGTCCCGGCTTGTTCGTATGTCGGCCCGCTTCGGAATTTTGCGCTGACAAAGGGCCTGACGGTTGAGTACGACGTGTTTTTGACTATTGGTACGTTGAATGAAATTCGCCAAACAGTTGAAAGGATAAAAAATGAATCCGAGTGAGTTTAAAAATCCATCGATTGAATGGCGCGGTAAACCGTTCTGGGCATGGAACGGCAAACTGGAAAAAGACGAACTGCTGCGTCAGATCCATGTGATGAAAGAGATGGGCTTCGGCGGATTTTTCATGCACTCGCGCACCGGACTCGAAACAGAATATCTCGGTGACGAATGGTTTGAACTGATTAATGCCTGTGCCGATGAAGCAGAAAAAACCGGACTGGAAGCATGGCTGTACGATGAAGACCGCTGGCCGTCAGGCCTCGCCGGCGGCATGGTCACTCAGCATCCGGAATTCCGGCAGAAAGCGATTCTGCTGGAGATTGACCCGGCGGAATCGCGCGACAATGTTATTTATGAAACCACCGGCGATCTGGACGGCGTGATCTGTACCAATCTCGGCGCTGGAAAAAACCGGATTCGTTTTTCAATTATAGAGCAGGGGCACAGCGGCTTTTATAACGGCTTTACCTATGTCGATACGATGAACCGCGCCGCAACCGAAGCCTTTTTAAAATGCACGCATGAAAAATATGCGCAGAAATGCGGTGGACGATTGGGCAAATCCATCAAAGGTATTTTCACCGACGAACCGCATCGCGGCGCCGTGATGGACGGTTTTTCAATGTATGTGGAAAACGGGGAATACACAACGCCGTATACGCCGGAGTTGTTTACTGAGTTTAAAAAACGGTTCGGTTATGATCTGCAGGAAAAACTGCCGGAGCTGTTTTTTC encodes the following:
- a CDS encoding sulfatase-like hydrolase/transferase, yielding MNFFLKSIPVAVAGGSIAWSAAEQPNIIIIFTDDHGFTDLGVHGVDPNVRTPVLDSLANGGALMRNGYCTAPQCVPSRAGLMSGRIQNTFGTRDNGIISRAGAVPLDVPTLAERLKTLGYRTGMVGKWHLNPLPEAGIPAVSYQPAQRGFDEYWNGANTKYQANFDLNGNTVHPPQTITDGRNRVVVQGEAAQAFIQRNHAEPFFLYLALYGPHWPRISADDPYYQNFPVLDYPNYSPEMDDIRRFGLALVHAIDDAVGGVMLKLRDLGLEENTLILFSGDNGAPPKFWNAVGGAVTLESWTGSENVPLRGEKGSLWEGGIKVPMFAYWKNRIPAGQVIEEPVSTLDFAATVINLAGTGIPPEFDGADILPHLTGAADSIQRATPLFWDWGQEIAMRKDDWKIHRIGARKSLFNLAEDPLELYDLKYQHPEKFQEMEADLMAWYNALPPAGRSPLIEKGDNLYVTGAPDGTPPDERFLIPYTNAAPAAYPAPLLSPDAPPDEKPPEPSVRFEFDSAGDFEGWIPVNDGFLDHAEVSGGILSGRMKSNQGKLELRQVRFSADRFFAVDVRIKSPAGSALTFRWGHTGDDTFHQSRTLSISYSSGEWQTVRIPLQGHSEWDGKTVTRLRLNPVNKEADFEIDWIRAQSHPSGFLFRVGAKEQ
- a CDS encoding sulfatase, whose protein sequence is MKQSISLAAIPALAAAVSQSKPLNIIVILADDFGWSDTTLYGTTDFFETPNIERLAARGMTFTHAYSASPLCSPTRASILTGQTPARNGSTAPNHHLPEIRLEPEVAVKGPAGDKARQCVTVTRLDTAFPTLGKLIKAKGYRTAHFGKWHLGAEPYSPLQHGFDVDIPHWPGPGPAGSFIAPWKFPAFKEKKAGEHIEDRMAAEAVAWIRSVASRPFYMNYWQFSVHAPFDAKDELIEKYRHKIDRNNPQNSPTYAAMVHSLDDAVGSLLDEVDRLGIADRTIIIFYSDNGGNMYNGIEETDSDRKPFVATPTSNAPLRGGKATIFEGGIRVPCVVVWPGVTAPGSRCDARIQSTDLYPFILNALGISLPKNYSVDGVDFSPALRGEAFDRGPMFTFFPHTPAVPDWLPPSVAVHAGDWKLIRLFHQGKNGVHDYLLFNLADDIGEKNNLATAMPEKVHELDKRITDYLAAAGAVVPLPNPDFDPSKYRPQDIGVQKGGLKLVKKIVRTGTAVMPPEKVQTFINGWEARPGDTLQLAMEDGALAVYSTGGDPWVKTVDIPNIPGPFVLEMEICPAASGTLQVFAAWNGRAFERGSGIDYKVSSAGKWVTIIRDVPSGGVLTALRIDPPGTAGKSLLRNIRLKNSSGKILKEWFVLKK
- a CDS encoding uroporphyrinogen decarboxylase family protein, whose protein sequence is MNSRERVLTALHHAAPDRVPVNYMANSGIDRRLKNHFDLAPDDHTGLRKALNIDFFHSFPLYIGPAVHPPVDGLNVDEWGVRTRWVEHGSGGYWDFCDFPLKDAEGEELSLHKLPDPDTYDYDAVVYQFEAEKNLCRLTGHAGVGDIINHTGRLRGMEQVLCDIALQDEAYFALVDRYVEQQLTVYERLFSKAKGQIDLFWMGEDLGTQIAPIISPVMYQELIKPHHKKYADLAATFNIPVMIHSCGSSSWAFNDFIELGISAVDTLQPEAVNMSPEYLKKTFGNRLAFHGCISTAGVLAGGTVEDVIECCRNTLDVMMPGGGYCFAPTHMIQDNSPVENVLAMYKTANEYGVYKS